In the Clostridium beijerinckii genome, one interval contains:
- a CDS encoding NAD(P)/FAD-dependent oxidoreductase has protein sequence MNYDVIIVGAGPAGIFTAYELKKQKPQSKILLVESGKSIDKRHCPKDKTKKCVSCKPYCHITTGFSGAGAFSDGKLSLSYEVGGDLPELAGADLIQEYINYTDSIYLDFGADTKVEGVGNNEAVKEIRRKAIQGGLKLVDCPIRHLGTEKAQEIYLKIQKHLLNAGVEIKFDTTVKNLLIRNNEVSGVLITDSLTRSNDEEMFSDKVVVATGRKGADWLKDMCIEHKINHSAGPVDIGVRVELRNEVMESVNNVLYESKLIGHPAPFKDKVRTFCQNPGGFVSQENYDNNLAIVNGHSYKDKKSDNTNLAILSSHNFSAPFNEPIEYGQKVAELVNMLGNGKILVQRYGDILDGKRTWEKELYESNVRHTLPDAEAGDLTSAMPYRTMTNILNFIQAMDTVVPGFASRETLLYGPEIKFYSNRIDLDKNFETNIKGLHCLGDSSGWTRGLMMASAMGVIMGRKL, from the coding sequence ATGAATTATGATGTAATAATAGTAGGTGCTGGTCCAGCAGGAATATTTACTGCGTATGAACTAAAGAAACAAAAACCTCAATCTAAAATCCTTTTAGTTGAATCAGGAAAGAGCATTGATAAGAGACATTGTCCAAAAGATAAGACTAAAAAGTGTGTATCATGCAAACCTTATTGTCATATTACTACTGGATTTTCTGGCGCAGGAGCGTTTTCAGATGGAAAGCTATCTTTAAGCTATGAAGTAGGTGGAGATCTACCTGAACTTGCAGGAGCTGATTTAATACAAGAATACATAAATTATACAGATTCAATTTATTTGGATTTTGGAGCAGATACTAAAGTTGAAGGTGTAGGAAATAATGAAGCAGTTAAAGAAATAAGAAGAAAAGCAATACAAGGTGGATTAAAGCTAGTAGATTGTCCAATAAGACACTTAGGAACTGAAAAAGCTCAAGAAATATATTTGAAGATTCAAAAACATCTATTAAATGCTGGTGTTGAAATTAAATTTGATACAACAGTTAAAAATCTTTTGATAAGAAACAATGAAGTATCTGGGGTATTAATAACAGATTCATTAACTAGAAGTAATGATGAAGAAATGTTTTCAGATAAAGTAGTTGTAGCAACAGGTAGAAAAGGTGCTGATTGGTTAAAAGACATGTGTATTGAACACAAGATAAATCATAGTGCAGGGCCAGTTGATATAGGTGTTAGAGTTGAGCTCAGAAATGAAGTAATGGAAAGTGTAAATAATGTACTTTACGAATCTAAACTTATAGGGCATCCAGCACCATTTAAAGATAAGGTTAGGACTTTTTGTCAAAATCCAGGTGGTTTTGTAAGTCAAGAGAATTATGATAATAATTTAGCAATAGTTAATGGACATTCTTATAAAGATAAGAAATCTGATAATACAAACTTAGCAATTTTAAGTTCGCATAATTTTTCAGCGCCTTTCAATGAACCAATTGAATATGGTCAGAAGGTTGCAGAACTTGTTAATATGTTGGGAAATGGAAAAATATTAGTCCAAAGATATGGAGATATATTGGATGGTAAGAGAACTTGGGAAAAGGAATTGTATGAATCAAACGTTAGACATACATTACCAGATGCAGAAGCTGGAGATTTAACATCAGCTATGCCATATAGAACTATGACAAATATTTTAAACTTCATACAAGCCATGGATACAGTAGTTCCAGGATTTGCAAGCAGAGAAACATTATTATATGGCCCAGAAATAAAATTCTACAGTAATAGAATTGATTTAGATAAAAATTTCGAAACTAATATAAAAGGCTTACATTGTTTAGGTGACTCAAGTGGATGGACTAGAGGACTTATGATGGCATCAGCCATGGGTGTGATAATGGGTAGAAAACTTTAA
- a CDS encoding ECF transporter S component, producing the protein MENKNSRIVKVIQTGVLAALCFVSFTFLSIKIPVGEDAVSLHIGNAFCVLAALLLGGWYGGLSGAIGMTISDLLDPTYAIGAPKTFILKLCIGLITGLIAHKYAKIDESRDKKYIAKWTIIAAIGGLAFNVVFDPIAGYFYKQYILGQPQQMAAVLAKISVFATFVNAVVSVILVSIIYNAIRPVLSKSGLLLPVGERKSIVK; encoded by the coding sequence ATGGAAAATAAGAATTCAAGAATTGTAAAAGTAATTCAGACGGGTGTCCTTGCAGCATTATGCTTTGTATCATTTACTTTTCTTTCAATAAAAATACCTGTAGGTGAAGATGCGGTTTCACTGCACATTGGGAATGCATTTTGTGTATTGGCAGCATTGCTTCTAGGAGGCTGGTATGGTGGATTATCAGGGGCTATAGGTATGACAATATCAGATCTATTAGATCCAACATATGCAATCGGAGCACCTAAAACTTTCATTTTAAAGTTATGCATTGGTTTGATAACTGGTTTAATTGCTCATAAATATGCAAAAATAGATGAAAGTAGGGATAAAAAGTATATAGCTAAATGGACTATTATTGCTGCAATTGGAGGATTAGCTTTTAATGTTGTTTTTGATCCTATAGCTGGATACTTTTATAAACAATATATTCTTGGGCAGCCGCAGCAAATGGCTGCAGTTTTGGCAAAAATAAGTGTATTTGCAACCTTTGTTAATGCAGTAGTGTCAGTAATATTAGTAAGTATTATTTATAATGCTATAAGACCCGTTTTATCAAAGTCTGGATTATTATTACCAGTTGGAGAAAGAAAATCTATAGTAAAATAA
- the bioB gene encoding biotin synthase BioB yields the protein MEKLAEEIINGRRLTRSDDLEFLLTCDLKKICDGANKIRKTLCGESVDLCTIINGRSGKCSENCKFCAQSNHHKTEIKEYDFLDPNVILKDCKKNEANGVHRYSIVTAGRALVGSDFDKAVQAYKMMNKECSINLCASHGFLSEEQFVLLKEAGVTMYHANIETSKRNFHNICTTHSYDDKIKEIKLAQNAGLKVCSGGIIGMGETWYDRIDMAISLSELGVISIPINILMPIKGTPLENLKRISNDDILRTIAIFRYINPTAYIRMAAGRTYFEDGGIEIFQSGANATITGDMLTTVGNNTCQDKIMLQTLGFLIKKEL from the coding sequence ATGGAAAAATTAGCAGAAGAAATTATTAACGGAAGACGATTAACTAGATCTGACGATTTAGAATTTTTATTAACTTGTGATTTAAAGAAAATTTGTGATGGTGCTAATAAAATTCGTAAAACACTATGCGGAGAAAGCGTGGACCTTTGTACAATTATTAATGGTCGCAGTGGAAAATGCAGCGAGAACTGTAAGTTTTGTGCTCAATCAAACCACCACAAAACAGAAATTAAAGAATATGATTTTTTAGATCCTAATGTAATTTTAAAAGACTGCAAAAAAAATGAAGCTAATGGTGTACATAGATACTCTATTGTTACAGCAGGAAGAGCTTTAGTTGGGAGCGATTTTGATAAAGCTGTACAAGCATACAAAATGATGAATAAAGAATGTTCCATCAACCTATGTGCATCTCACGGTTTTTTAAGCGAAGAACAATTTGTACTTTTAAAAGAAGCAGGAGTCACAATGTACCATGCAAACATAGAAACTTCTAAAAGAAATTTTCATAATATTTGTACTACTCATTCATATGATGACAAGATTAAAGAAATTAAACTAGCGCAAAATGCAGGTTTAAAAGTTTGTTCCGGTGGTATTATAGGAATGGGTGAAACTTGGTATGACAGAATTGACATGGCTATAAGCTTATCAGAACTTGGAGTTATATCTATACCAATAAATATATTAATGCCTATCAAAGGTACTCCATTAGAAAATTTAAAGAGGATTTCTAATGACGATATCTTAAGAACGATTGCTATTTTTCGTTACATAAATCCAACAGCTTATATTCGTATGGCTGCCGGAAGAACTTATTTTGAAGATGGCGGCATAGAAATTTTTCAATCTGGAGCTAATGCAACGATAACTGGTGATATGCTGACTACTGTAGGTAACAATACATGCCAAGATAAAATAATGTTGCAAACACTCGGTTTTTTAATTAAAAAAGAATTATAG
- the fba gene encoding class II fructose-1,6-bisphosphate aldolase: MLTSAKEMLNKARQGKYAVGQFNINNLEWTKAVLLTAQENNSPVILGVSEGAGKYMTGYKTVSAMVKAMIEELNITVPVALHLDHGSYEGAKKCIEAGFSSIMFDGSHYPIAENIEKTKELVAITNEKGLSLEAEVGSIGGEEDGVIGKGEVADANECKQIAELGVTMLAAGIGNIHGKYPANWAGLDFEALAKIEEAVGTSMPLVLHGGTGIPEDMIKKAISLGVAKINVNTECQLSFQEATRKYIEAGKDLEGKGFDPRKLLNPGFEAIKATVKEKMELFGSVNRA, translated from the coding sequence ATGTTAACATCAGCTAAAGAAATGTTAAACAAAGCTAGACAAGGAAAATATGCAGTTGGTCAATTCAACATCAACAACTTAGAATGGACTAAAGCTGTATTATTAACTGCACAAGAAAATAATTCACCAGTTATCTTAGGTGTATCTGAAGGTGCTGGAAAATATATGACAGGATATAAGACTGTATCTGCAATGGTTAAAGCAATGATCGAAGAATTAAACATTACTGTACCAGTTGCTTTACACTTAGATCACGGCAGCTATGAAGGTGCAAAAAAATGTATCGAAGCTGGATTCTCATCAATCATGTTTGATGGATCTCATTATCCAATAGCTGAAAATATAGAAAAGACTAAAGAATTAGTTGCTATAACTAATGAAAAAGGACTTTCTTTAGAAGCAGAAGTTGGTTCAATTGGTGGAGAAGAAGACGGAGTTATAGGTAAAGGTGAAGTTGCTGATGCAAATGAGTGTAAGCAAATAGCTGAATTAGGAGTTACTATGTTAGCTGCTGGTATTGGAAACATTCATGGAAAATACCCTGCAAACTGGGCTGGATTAGATTTTGAAGCATTAGCTAAAATTGAAGAAGCTGTTGGAACTTCTATGCCATTAGTATTACATGGTGGTACTGGAATTCCTGAAGATATGATAAAGAAAGCTATATCTCTTGGAGTAGCTAAGATCAATGTTAATACTGAATGCCAATTATCATTCCAAGAAGCTACTAGAAAATATATTGAAGCTGGAAAAGATTTAGAAGGAAAAGGATTTGACCCAAGAAAGTTATTAAATCCTGGATTCGAAGCTATCAAAGCTACAGTTAAAGAAAAAATGGAATTATTCGGTTCAGTAAACAGAGCTTAA
- a CDS encoding SIMPL domain-containing protein, producing MHTLGQGGIYSLNDFNDDQCSSNKLKVIGKGTVSVKPDLAEIVVGVITEDLQLEVAQEENAKITQEVINSIRALGIPLKNIQTENYSIRPNYDYINGKQVFRGYEVINNLKILISNINNVGAVIDTAVSNGANSLTGIIFIVSDETKYYYEALRRALQDAQNKARVVADQLKVKLNIIPIQINEQNETTSTPLVMTLKSTSNTTPIEAGENIINADIEAIFTYADNKNNY from the coding sequence ATGCATACTTTAGGGCAGGGCGGTATCTATAGCTTAAATGATTTTAACGATGATCAATGCTCATCTAATAAGCTAAAAGTTATAGGAAAAGGAACGGTAAGTGTAAAACCAGATTTAGCAGAAATAGTCGTTGGAGTTATAACTGAAGATTTGCAATTGGAAGTTGCGCAGGAGGAGAATGCTAAGATAACTCAAGAAGTTATAAATAGTATAAGAGCATTGGGAATACCTCTTAAGAATATACAAACCGAAAATTATAGCATACGGCCAAATTATGATTACATCAATGGAAAGCAGGTTTTTAGAGGATATGAAGTAATAAACAATTTGAAGATTTTAATTAGTAATATTAATAATGTAGGTGCAGTAATTGATACTGCAGTAAGCAATGGTGCAAATTCATTAACTGGGATTATCTTTATTGTCTCAGATGAAACAAAGTATTATTATGAAGCGTTAAGAAGAGCTCTACAAGATGCTCAAAATAAAGCACGAGTTGTAGCTGATCAACTTAAAGTAAAGTTGAATATTATACCAATTCAAATAAATGAACAAAATGAGACCACTAGTACACCACTAGTAATGACTCTTAAATCTACCAGTAATACTACCCCTATTGAAGCGGGAGAAAATATTATAAATGCAGATATAGAGGCTATATTCACATATGCGGATAATAAAAATAATTACTAA
- a CDS encoding IS630 family transposase has translation MRTLLHTVENSSDTVLYALDETGLRTESDIRRTWSKVGVSPVLESNNSHEGLNLIGATEISKKFDTIMDAYSAQHSIKSHEVEVFLERLLDANPGKKVYVLLDNAKFHTSKEIQDFANAHSEELFLINTPRYSPKLNPQENIWNKLKSCIFSPSAFPSIDDLFSSVSSIYDCFNDDTNMVKSLAYARNYY, from the coding sequence ATGCGAACCCTTCTCCATACTGTAGAAAATTCTTCTGATACTGTTTTGTATGCCTTAGATGAGACTGGTCTTAGGACAGAATCTGATATTCGTAGGACTTGGAGTAAGGTAGGTGTATCCCCTGTTTTGGAAAGTAATAATTCTCACGAAGGACTTAATTTAATTGGTGCAACTGAGATTTCAAAAAAATTCGATACCATTATGGATGCTTATTCCGCTCAACATTCTATTAAATCACATGAGGTTGAGGTTTTTCTTGAAAGATTGCTTGACGCAAATCCGGGCAAAAAAGTATATGTTTTATTGGATAATGCAAAATTTCATACATCTAAAGAAATTCAAGATTTCGCTAACGCGCATAGCGAAGAATTGTTTTTAATAAATACTCCTAGATATTCTCCTAAGTTAAATCCTCAAGAAAATATCTGGAATAAATTAAAAAGTTGTATTTTCAGTCCTAGTGCTTTTCCTTCTATTGATGACCTTTTTTCCTCTGTATCATCAATTTATGATTGTTTCAATGATGATACAAATATGGTTAAGTCGTTAGCTTATGCTAGAAATTACTACTAA
- a CDS encoding biotin transporter BioY: MENIRRTNARQLTIIGIMSAFICTSAPFSIPIGIVPITLTNLAIYLTIYIIGKKEGTISYLIYLLIGALGLPVFSGFSGGFTKLAGPTGGYLIGFAFMAFISGIFIDKFPNKIFMCFLGMLIGTLVTYMLGTVWLAYVAHLPFNKALTIGVLPFIPADLAKMVVASLIGPQIRKRIKSAGL; the protein is encoded by the coding sequence ATGGAAAATATACGTAGAACTAACGCACGTCAGTTAACAATAATCGGAATAATGAGTGCTTTTATATGTACATCTGCACCATTTTCAATTCCTATTGGTATAGTACCAATTACATTAACAAATTTGGCAATTTACCTTACTATATATATAATTGGAAAAAAGGAAGGAACAATTAGTTATCTTATTTATCTTCTCATAGGTGCATTGGGATTGCCCGTTTTTTCAGGATTCTCTGGTGGATTTACTAAATTAGCAGGGCCAACAGGTGGATATTTAATTGGATTCGCTTTTATGGCATTTATAAGTGGAATATTCATTGACAAATTTCCTAATAAAATTTTTATGTGCTTTTTAGGTATGCTGATAGGTACACTAGTAACCTACATGCTCGGAACAGTATGGCTAGCATATGTTGCACATCTACCATTTAATAAGGCTCTAACAATTGGTGTTCTTCCATTTATTCCTGCTGACCTCGCAAAGATGGTAGTTGCATCACTAATAGGGCCTCAGATTAGAAAAAGAATTAAAAGCGCTGGATTATAA
- a CDS encoding zinc-ribbon domain-containing protein, with amino-acid sequence MTDKTLVCRDCGEEFVFTVGEQEFYQEKGFTNEPTRCISCRRIKKEQNNRR; translated from the coding sequence ATGACAGATAAGACTTTAGTATGCAGAGATTGTGGAGAAGAATTTGTTTTCACTGTAGGGGAACAAGAATTCTACCAAGAAAAGGGATTTACTAATGAACCTACAAGATGTATATCTTGCAGAAGAATTAAGAAGGAACAAAATAATAGAAGATAA
- a CDS encoding helix-turn-helix domain-containing protein — protein sequence MGRKGIEVTSLYNWTIENLKKMRNSSKDEFARNVLTAVIMRYEGNSTIEISKFLLKTKSTVIHYIKSWNSVGLKALKDGRGALTGGTFTAEMKDDLVNTVLNTRPNDFGFIGNVWTCPLLAEYINQNYGIKYSDEYIRVLLKKRRLSYKRAQRKPSKADKKEQEVFKKNANPSPYCRKFF from the coding sequence ATGGGTAGAAAAGGTATTGAAGTAACATCATTATATAATTGGACAATCGAAAATCTTAAGAAAATGAGAAATTCATCTAAGGACGAATTTGCTCGTAACGTGCTAACAGCTGTAATCATGAGATATGAAGGAAATAGTACTATTGAAATATCAAAGTTTTTATTAAAAACTAAATCAACAGTTATTCATTATATAAAAAGTTGGAATTCCGTCGGTCTTAAGGCACTTAAAGATGGTCGTGGTGCTTTGACCGGAGGAACTTTTACAGCCGAAATGAAGGATGATTTAGTAAATACTGTTCTAAATACGCGTCCAAACGATTTCGGATTCATCGGAAATGTATGGACTTGCCCTCTCTTGGCAGAATATATAAACCAAAACTATGGTATTAAATATTCAGATGAATATATAAGAGTTTTATTAAAAAAACGTAGATTAAGCTATAAAAGAGCTCAACGAAAGCCTAGTAAGGCTGATAAAAAAGAACAAGAGGTCTTTAAAAAAAATGCGAACCCTTCTCCATACTGTAGAAAATTCTTCTGA
- a CDS encoding SoxR reducing system RseC family protein, which translates to MRDLENGSNLKTKKKNTSMILAAFMIFILPIMLVFIGAFIGGIIGENMQVASDRTFQIVGGVIGFLLSAIIVKVFDKHSKADEKSEKIYWDDL; encoded by the coding sequence ATGAGAGATTTAGAAAATGGCTCAAATTTAAAGACAAAAAAGAAAAATACAAGTATGATACTAGCTGCGTTCATGATTTTCATTTTGCCAATAATGCTGGTATTTATAGGAGCTTTTATAGGTGGAATAATAGGTGAAAATATGCAGGTGGCTTCTGATAGAACTTTTCAAATCGTAGGTGGAGTAATTGGCTTTTTGTTATCAGCCATAATAGTCAAAGTGTTTGATAAACATTCAAAAGCAGATGAAAAGTCAGAGAAGATTTATTGGGATGATTTATAA
- a CDS encoding CarD family transcriptional regulator, whose amino-acid sequence MFNIGDKVVYPSQGIGIIDVIEEKELKGEKIKCYIIHLINNTMKLTLPISAANTFNIRLVSDIKTLENSLKHLDRFMTEAEKFSKINYKERRNISKIKMKSGTFDEFIEVIFNLTQLKRWHSLNSSEKQMLNHIKKIVVEEIAQAKCLTSDEASELLDISMNLKS is encoded by the coding sequence TTGTTTAACATAGGAGATAAGGTTGTATACCCAAGTCAAGGAATAGGAATAATTGATGTTATTGAAGAAAAGGAACTCAAAGGTGAGAAAATAAAATGTTATATAATACACTTAATTAATAATACCATGAAATTAACTTTACCTATTAGTGCAGCAAATACATTCAATATAAGGTTAGTGAGCGATATTAAAACATTAGAGAATAGTTTAAAACATTTGGATAGATTTATGACAGAAGCAGAAAAATTTTCTAAAATTAATTATAAAGAAAGAAGGAATATAAGTAAAATAAAAATGAAATCAGGCACATTTGATGAATTTATTGAAGTTATCTTTAATTTAACACAATTGAAAAGATGGCATAGTTTAAATTCAAGTGAAAAACAAATGCTAAATCATATAAAGAAAATTGTAGTAGAAGAGATTGCTCAAGCAAAATGTTTAACAAGTGATGAGGCTTCTGAGTTATTGGATATCTCAATGAATTTAAAAAGTTAA
- a CDS encoding [Fe-Fe] hydrogenase large subunit C-terminal domain-containing protein produces MNNKYNDLFDELVKSYYNGNFDETLKRIMVCHKKSPQETFEIIRSLCGVDMEFDNNYVYNLKKAITEYTVNTRLIEKLKGCNESCPRNEDGKFSCQVACPFDAILYDEEERSTYIDNDKCLNCGVCVDSCKHGLILDKVYFLPVLDLMQNNKKVFAAVAPAISGQFGAEVTMDQIRAALIKIGFTDMIEVAFAADVLTIKEAVEFDKHVNGPKDLMITSCCCPIWIGILRKVYKELVPDLSPSVSPMVAAARMIKSLDSDAKVVFIGPCIAKKAEAKDKDLNDAVDFVLTFQELDEVFRTLDIKPGDLDGVPSVEYASRGGRLYARSGGVSIAVSETVEELFPEKHKYFKAAKASGVKDCKELLENALNRNVDANFLEGMGCVGGCVGGPKAIIPTEQGKESADKFAYDSPIKVPVHSKVLDEVLNKLGINSIDDFHDHEKVSIFEREF; encoded by the coding sequence ATGAATAATAAATATAATGATTTATTCGATGAGTTAGTTAAATCATATTACAATGGTAATTTTGATGAAACTCTTAAACGTATTATGGTATGTCACAAAAAGTCTCCACAAGAAACTTTTGAGATTATTAGATCGTTGTGTGGAGTTGATATGGAGTTCGATAATAATTATGTATATAATCTAAAAAAAGCAATTACAGAATATACAGTTAATACAAGATTAATTGAAAAACTTAAAGGCTGTAATGAATCATGTCCTAGAAATGAAGACGGTAAATTTAGCTGTCAGGTTGCTTGTCCTTTTGATGCCATTCTTTATGATGAAGAAGAAAGATCAACATACATAGATAACGATAAATGTCTAAATTGTGGTGTATGCGTGGATTCATGTAAGCATGGATTAATATTAGATAAAGTTTATTTTCTTCCCGTTTTAGATTTAATGCAGAACAATAAAAAAGTCTTTGCTGCAGTTGCTCCTGCTATTAGCGGGCAATTTGGCGCTGAGGTCACTATGGATCAAATCAGGGCTGCTCTTATAAAAATAGGTTTTACTGATATGATCGAAGTTGCCTTTGCAGCAGACGTATTAACAATAAAAGAAGCTGTTGAATTTGATAAACATGTGAATGGGCCTAAAGACTTGATGATTACTTCATGCTGCTGCCCTATTTGGATAGGAATTCTTAGAAAAGTTTACAAGGAACTTGTTCCTGATTTATCCCCATCGGTTTCACCTATGGTTGCTGCTGCACGAATGATAAAAAGTCTTGATTCCGATGCAAAAGTAGTTTTTATAGGTCCATGTATTGCAAAAAAAGCTGAAGCTAAAGATAAGGATTTAAACGATGCAGTAGATTTTGTATTAACATTTCAAGAGCTTGACGAAGTATTCAGAACTTTAGACATAAAGCCTGGTGATTTGGATGGTGTACCATCTGTTGAGTACGCTTCTAGAGGCGGAAGATTATACGCCCGCAGTGGTGGCGTTTCAATTGCTGTATCAGAAACAGTTGAAGAACTTTTCCCTGAAAAGCACAAGTATTTTAAAGCTGCAAAAGCCTCTGGAGTAAAAGATTGCAAAGAACTTCTTGAAAACGCTCTAAATAGAAATGTTGATGCAAACTTCTTAGAAGGAATGGGATGCGTTGGCGGATGTGTTGGTGGTCCTAAAGCAATAATTCCTACAGAACAAGGTAAGGAATCAGCCGATAAATTTGCTTATGATTCACCTATAAAGGTTCCAGTTCATAGTAAAGTACTTGATGAGGTATTAAATAAACTTGGTATAAATTCAATAGATGACTTTCATGATCATGAAAAAGTAAGTATTTTTGAACGTGAGTTTTAA